Proteins from a genomic interval of Calypte anna isolate BGI_N300 chromosome 6, bCalAnn1_v1.p, whole genome shotgun sequence:
- the SLC25A16 gene encoding graves disease carrier protein isoform X1 encodes MASPAAAGPSSALPPGPARRDFYWLRSFIAGGVAGCCAKTTTAPLDRVKILLQAHNHHYKHLGVFSTLCAVPKKEGYLGLYKGNGAMMIRIFPYGAIQFMAFDQYKKVIKKQLGISGHVHRLMAGSMAGITAVICTYPLDMVRVRLAFQVKGEHKYMGIIHTFKMIYTKEGGFSGFYRGLMPTVVGMAPYAGFSFFTFGTLKSIGLAQAPNLLGRPSLDNPDVLVLKTHVNLLCGGIAGAIAQTISYPLDVTRRRMQLGAVLPDSEKCLTMVQTLKYVYQQHGIRRGLYRGLSLNYIRCIPSQAVAFTTYELMKQLLHLN; translated from the exons ATGGCTtccccggcggcggcggggcccaGCAGCGCGCTGCCCCCGGGCCCGGCGCGCCGTGACTTCTACTGGCTACGCTCCTTCATCGCCGGAG GTGTTGCAGGATGTTGTGCCAAAACAACTACTGCACCACTGGATCGTGTAAAGATTTTGCTGCAAGCTCATAACCACCATTACAAACATCTAG GAGTGTTTTCCACATTGTGTGCGGTCCCCAAAAAGGAAGGTTACCTTGGGCTCTATAAAGGAAACGGGGCAATGATGATTAGAATCTTTCCATATGGCGCAATTCAGTTTATGGCATTTGACCAATATAAAAAG GTAATAAAGAAGCAACTTGGGATTTCAGGGCATGTGCATCGACTAATGGCTGGATCCATGGCAG gtATTACAGCAGTGATTTGTACTTACCCTCTTGATATGGTTAGAGTTCGTCTGGCCTTCCAAGTAAAAGGGGAACACAAGTACATGGGAATTATCCATACATTCAAGATGATTTACACAaag gaagGTGGTTTTAGTGGGTTCTACAGAGGGCTGATGCCAACTGTTGTAGGAATGGCGCCATACGCGG gtttttcattttttacctTTGGTACCTTAAAGAGCATTGGACTTGCTCAAGCACCTAACTTGCTTGGACGGCCTTCATTAGATAACCCAGATGTCTTAGTTTTGAAAACACATGTAAATCTGCTGTGTGGTGGCATAGCTGGAGCAATAGCTCAGACGATATC ATACCCCCTCGATGTAACTCGTAGGCGAATGCAGTTAGGAGCAGTTCTCCCAGACTCTGAAAAGTGCCT TACGATGGTGCAGACCCTGAAATATGTGTATCAACAACATGGGATACGAAGAGGATTATACCGTGGTTTATCTCTGAATTATATTCGCTGTATTCCTTCCCAGGCTGTGGCTTTTACCACATATGAACTTATGAAACAACTCTTGCACCTCaactaa
- the SLC25A16 gene encoding graves disease carrier protein isoform X2, with translation MAGSMAGITAVICTYPLDMVRVRLAFQVKGEHKYMGIIHTFKMIYTKEGGFSGFYRGLMPTVVGMAPYAGFSFFTFGTLKSIGLAQAPNLLGRPSLDNPDVLVLKTHVNLLCGGIAGAIAQTISYPLDVTRRRMQLGAVLPDSEKCLTMVQTLKYVYQQHGIRRGLYRGLSLNYIRCIPSQAVAFTTYELMKQLLHLN, from the exons ATGGCTGGATCCATGGCAG gtATTACAGCAGTGATTTGTACTTACCCTCTTGATATGGTTAGAGTTCGTCTGGCCTTCCAAGTAAAAGGGGAACACAAGTACATGGGAATTATCCATACATTCAAGATGATTTACACAaag gaagGTGGTTTTAGTGGGTTCTACAGAGGGCTGATGCCAACTGTTGTAGGAATGGCGCCATACGCGG gtttttcattttttacctTTGGTACCTTAAAGAGCATTGGACTTGCTCAAGCACCTAACTTGCTTGGACGGCCTTCATTAGATAACCCAGATGTCTTAGTTTTGAAAACACATGTAAATCTGCTGTGTGGTGGCATAGCTGGAGCAATAGCTCAGACGATATC ATACCCCCTCGATGTAACTCGTAGGCGAATGCAGTTAGGAGCAGTTCTCCCAGACTCTGAAAAGTGCCT TACGATGGTGCAGACCCTGAAATATGTGTATCAACAACATGGGATACGAAGAGGATTATACCGTGGTTTATCTCTGAATTATATTCGCTGTATTCCTTCCCAGGCTGTGGCTTTTACCACATATGAACTTATGAAACAACTCTTGCACCTCaactaa